The genomic segment AAGATCTAGTCTTTTCCAGCCCAGGCTGACATGTCAGCTCTCTGTTCCCATGGGACTGCCTTCCATGTCCGCCCCCTGCTCcgtcttcctctttctggctgTGCTAGTGGGACTGCATCTTGAGCCTCAGGGAGGAGAGGAACTCGGGTCTCtgtgcctcccaccccccaccccccgccccttgcAGGTTCCCCGGAGCACTTACATTCCATCACACGACATCCTTCGTCCGCTTGGTCCGTgacatcaccccccacccccgcaatgTGAGCTCCGTGAGGACAGGGGTCTTGGACTGTGTCCTCCCCTTGCGTGGacacagcccccagccccaggcctgacACGTGGTTGGTACTCCATAAATAATTTTGATGACACACGGACTGTGCCCCGTGCCCGGCGGTGGAGAGGGCCGCGGGCCCCTCGGGGAAGGGGGGCAGCAGAGGCGGGAGCGGCCGCCGCGCCCGCCCATGGCCGTGTTGGCAGCGAGCCGCCTGGCTTTCGACAGGCCCCCTTCATGCTGTTACTTGTGGTTGAGTCCCTGGCACCGGTGCCAAGAAGAGTCAAGCGGCCTGTCAGCCTTCCAGGAGACTGTCTCCGCGAGAGATGGCGGTTAGAGCGAAACCAGCCTTTCCTGTTCCAGGGAGGCTGATGGCACTGGGAAAGCAGCCCCCCCGAGCCCCGCCCcccgtgtctgtgtgtctgtgtggccCTGCACACCAGGCAGGGACACCAGAGCCCCTCAGGCCTCGCCCGTCCCCCCATGGCAGGACCACCCACTGCCCAGACCACCCCGGCTGGCCCACCTCCCGGCCCCCCGCAGGCAGGCAGCCTCCACGTCAGGACGGGAGCCTTGGATGGcgagaggaggcagcaggagtggATTCCTGTGACGTCGTCATGGTCGTGGGTCTGGGCAGTGGAGGACCCGCAGCGTCGTGGGGTTCGATGATGCTTAGGGTTTGGGGAAGGATGGAGGGCGGCAGCCGCCTTGGACACCCTACAGTGACCCAGAAGCGCTGCCTCCTGGGACCAACCTGGGACCTCCAGGGAGGAGATGCGAAAGCAGAGCCCTGGGCCCAGGGAGCTCTGCACCAGGGCCTCCCGACGTAGCTCTCTGTGGCCTCTGCCAGGGCCTCCACCGTCAGCCTCAGGGCACCAGCCCCTCCTCCATGTCCCACGAAGACCGCACAGCGTGCCCCCTGCCCACCTGGACCCGTCACCCGTCAGGCCCCACAGGCCCAGCGCCTCAGCTCCGAGACGCCTGAGGCCCAGGAAAAGGCTTTCCTTCCTCTTAAAGTCAGAAGGAAAATACCAACGTGATCCAACCTAGACTATTAGTCTTTACACCAATGCAGTCACAAAATGTAGgggctctttattttttttttaatttcctttggagtatagttgctttacaatgttgtgttagtttctccagttcagcaaagtgattcagttatatatatatccactctttttttggattcttttcccatataggtcactacagagtattgagtagaggtccctgtccTACACAGCacatccttattagttatctgttttatatatagtagtgtatatatagatatgaaTCCCAATCTCAGTGGACTGTTAGTCACAAAATGTAGCTTTTAATGTTTCTGATAGAGGAAGGGACCCACGAAGGCCCGAGTGTCTGGAGTTGCCAAAAGTCGTACCCCGGCCTGGCCCTCTCGGACTTCCTCTCCTCCTCGTGTGTCTCAGGAACAGGAGGAGAAGGGCCAGAGTCTTCTCTGCGTTCCCTCTGAGGAACGCTCCCTGCCTGGTCACCCCTGAGCTTTACACTGGCATGGGGAGGGCCTGCAGAGCAGCAATGGAACCGGGCCAGGAATACCTCCTGCCAGGCTCTTGCTGCCTTGGTGGTTTGCTCAACCTAGAACTTTCTGCAGCCCCCAGGCCGCCCCTCTCCAGTCCCCAGGCCTCGTAGCACCTGCTCCTGAGGCCCCCGGCCAAGGCCACTCCCTGCCGGTTTCCCCCTCTGTCTTCTGGCAGTGTCCCCAGCCACCCCGGAACTGCAGCCAGACACGCTCCCCGGCCCATGCCTCACCCCCGCCTGTCTAGGCCGGCCTCGCCCTGACCCTCCTGCCTGAGCTGAGGTCCTCCTGCAGCTctccctgccttcccttccccatcAGAGCTTCTTTGGGTTTCCCCTTTGGTTTCTAGCAGGTCTGGGGCCTCGCCTTTGTCATATACCCGCTGTTAGGCCAGAAGTTCCCCTGTTGCTTTGCTGTGTTGCCCTTGACCCCGAAAGCTGTCCAAGCCATCTTCATGCCCCTCAACTGTCACGTCCCCCTGAGGTGTCCAAGCAGAGGATTCAGCCATGGCCAACCATGCATGGCATCAGCAGCCCCCTGCCCTTTGCCGGAGACCCTTTGGCCTGCAGACGTTATGAGGAGGTGTGGTACCCCAGCTGGCGAGGCCCTTCTTCTCTAGGCttggtggtgggggtgaggggacaaggcctgggaggctgggggccatgcagaggttggggaggggggttgggctTTCAGCAGGGGATCCCAAAAGGCCTGAGCATCATCTTGCCCCCGtcaccctgcctccctccctggttCCAGCCGCCCTTGGTCCTGGGGGTGCCATGGCCGTAGAGGCACCCAGAGCCACCAGTGGTAAAATAGCTGGCACCTGGCAGCAGGCacgttgggggcagggggactgTTAGCCAGTTTCACTTGTGTCTCTGCCCCATAGAGTCTTCCTGGTTAGGGTTACGGAGGAAAGAGCAGCCAGACGTCTCACCCAGGATGACGGGAGAAACACATCACTGCCcgggttgtttgtcttttgtcCTTCTCCCAGCCTTGCCTCCCTACGACTTTTTGGCTGGAAATACCCAGGGACTGGAAACCAAGTGCCtaattccagctctgcttcttgctggctgggtgaccttggacaagtcactttacTCTCTGAATccaaatttcttcatttataaatcgGAGGTAATGTCCCCTCCCCAGCAGCCCCAGACAGGCCCAGAAGTAATACATGCAGGGAGTGTGCCTGTGTCTGTGGTTCTCAGGAGGACAGTGAGTGATGGAGCCACTCAGCCCTCTGCTTCTCCAGCAGCTCAGCACAGCCCCCCATCCTGGCTGAAGGCTCCAGGAAAAATgggcctccccactcccctggcCAGGGCTGCCCGTTCAACCTGGAGCCCCTGTCTCCCTGTTGCTGACTGGCacatcccacccctccctcttcttcctgctACTGCCAAGGCCCGGCTGGGAGACCCCTAAGGGCAGCCCTGCTGCGGTGGCCTCTGCTGGTCTCTGCCTGCCGGCGTGGATCTTGCCTGCTCATTCCTTCTGTGAAGAtcagtctcttctcttcttcctgctctTATGTTCAGCCCGTGGTTTATAGTCCTTTGGTTGTGGACCGTATTagcttcctattgctgctataacaaataccacAAACTGATTCAAACAAATGTATTCTTTTACACTTCTGGAGGCGAAAAGTCTGAAATGAGTCTTAAGGGGCCAGCATCGAGGTGTCGGCAGGGCCAATCCTTCTGGAGACTCCAGGGGAGAGTCTGTTCATTGCTTCTTCCAGGCCTCTGCTGGTTGCAGCATTCTTCAACTTGTGGCTGCATCCCTCTAGCCTCTGCCTCCGTGGAAACACCGCCTTCTCTTCTATGGTcagatctccctctgcctccatcttaTGAGGACACATGTGATTACATTTCAGGCCTACCAAGATAATTTCTCCATCTCAGTATCCTTAACCTAATCCCAACTGCAAAATTCCCTTAGCCATATAAAGTGATATTTATAGGTTCTAGGGATTAGCCCTTGATATCTTGGAGGCCATGATTCAGCCTCCTACAATGGataatgactttttatttttgattaattgtgttttcttttcatggTTCCCCTCTGTATATAGCAAATGAGCTGGTTTTCTATTTAGAATAGTAGTATAAAGTTCCCCaagtcaaaaaaattttaagcaaaaatgcaaattaaagaaaaatatttcttctccttGTGTCTTCATATCATCCTCCctctgtatccaaatttcctctccttataaggatAACATTCATATGGATTAGGACCTATCCTGATGACCACATTTTAACCTGATTAGCTCTGTAACCGATcttcaaataaagtcacattcagaaaaaaaaaaaaaaagaaaagaaaaatattaaatgcataaTAGTGCGGGTGGCACTGAATGATGATCAAAAGGGTGAAGGGACGGTTTGGGGCATCTTGGGGGCTCCTGCCATCCCCCCACTCAGGCCAGAGCACTGTAAGAATGGGGCTGGGCCTTTCCCCAGGCAGCCGCCGGCACCACCTCACTCCCTCTCTTTGCCCCCTTGCCCACAGCTCACCATCATCTTCAAGAACTTCCAGGAGTGTGTGGACCAGAAGGTGTACCAGGCCGAGATGGACGAGCTCCCGGCTGCCTTCGCCGATGGCTCCAAAAACGGCGGGGACAAGCACGGGGCCAACAGCCTGAAGATCACCGAGAAGGTGTCGGGCCAGCACGTGGAGATCCAGGCCAAGTACATCGGCACCACCATCGTGGTCCGCCAGGTGGGCCGCTACCTGACTTTCGCAGTTCGCATGCCTGAGGAGGTGGTCAACGCCGTGGAAGACCGGGACAGCCAGGGCCTCTACCTCTGCCTGCGGGGCTGCCCCCTCAACCAGCAGATCGACTTTCAGTCCTTCCGAGCCAGCGCCGAGGGTCCCGGTGCTCACAGGCCGCCGgccgccagccccgccccctcggCCCCCGACACCTTCCCGTACGAGACGGCCGTGGCCAAGTGCAAGGAGAAGCTGCCCGTGGAGGACCTCTACTACCAGGCCTGCGTCTTCGACCTGCTCACCACGGGAGACGTGAACTTCACGCTGGCCGCCTACTACGCCCTGGAGGATGTCAAGATGCTCCACTCCAACAAGGACAAGCTGCACCTGTACGAGAGGACTCGGGAGCCGCCGGGCCGGGCCGCTGCTGCAGGGCTGCCTCcgaccccccggcccctcctcgGCAGCCTCCTACTCCTGCCCCTGCTCCCTGTGCTCCTGGAGGCCGCCTAGGATGGAGAGCAAGGTGTCCCTGAGCTGGTCGGCGGCTGCACGAGGGCTGGTGGCCCCGCGGTCCCCACAGGGGTCAGGAGCCCCGGCAGCCGCGTGGGACGGTTCCCTCCGCGCTGCCCTGGGCTGCCTGCTGGCAAGGGCTGGGGGCGTGgggcatcccctcccctcccctggggcctGTAACAAGGTTGTGGTGACTGGTGCTGGGACGTTTGTGACATAGAGCTGTGCAGATGGAGAGCTGCCCCTCTCCGCCCGCCCCGCCGTGTGAATGTGCACATCAGAGCCCCTCAGGCCCAAGCCCCCACCcgaagcccccaccccaccagagACACTGGGCGTGGGCGGAGTCGCGCTGCTCCCACCCCCCTGCAATGCACTGAAACAGGCCCGGCTGACTGCTGCACGCGCATCCGGGGGCCCCCTGCGCCCgccgcacgcacacacacgcgcacacacgcgcacacacgaaGCCGGGGGGCCGAGGCAGCCGCGAGGCTGGGCCCCTGGGCAGAGCATCCTTTCctcttggggtttcagacacccCCGGGGCGCTGCTTGGCATCTTTAGAAAACTGATGTAACCCTTCGGCCAAAAGGCTTGCCCTCCTGGTGCCTTCCCGCCCGTGGCCTCCCTGCGAGCCGAGGAGAGACCACCGTGTGCGCCCCGGCTGCCCTGGGCATGGGTTCAGGCCCCAGGTTCCAGGCCCCGCAGGTGGGGGACCACACATGTCGGCACGTGCTTTGAGCGATGCCCTGCTCTGGCCCCTTCCCCCAGCGCCCATCCTCCTGTCCCCCGGTCCCCACTGCCCTTAGGAAGTGGAGTCTTTGTTTCTAAATGTCTGAACAGAGAACTACCCCCATGATTTCTGTTCCTTCCTCCCCAGCAGGTGGCAAGAGCCCGTGGGCAGGGGAGCTGGGGCCGCAGGGTGTTGGCTGGAGACCCAGTGGATAGGGCCAGCTGGCCTGCCCTGATCCTCTGCTTTCTCCTCACCTGCCCCCCAGAGCCCCGCGCCCCACCCTGTCCGCGTCGGCCTGCACTCTGGGGAGAGGACCACCTGACAGCGTCGCAGCCCTTAGCATCCCTGCCAGGGTCTCCTGCGTCTAGGCCTCGCTCTTAAGCCCCATGGCCACGCGGCCAGGAGACCTTCCCACCTCACGTCAGCCAGGCTGCCCGTCTGCGGAGCCCCGAACCAGTCCCACCTCTGCTGCTGTTCCAGAGAAGCCCAGGGAGAGCGCCAGGCTGGGCCGCGCCCCCAGAGGGGCGGCCGCGCCCCAGAGGGCAATCCTCCCGGAAGCCCCGCAGCCCCCGCTGTCCCCGGCCGCCCCTCCGCTGCTCCCCAGGGACCTCTCATACACTGGCCCGGGAGGCTGCGGACCGGCCCCGGCCTCCCCCTCCCAGAGGTCCCCTCTCTCTGCCACGCTGTGGGCTGGGCGGGCAGGAGGGCGGAGGTGcggccccggcccctccctgcTGGTTTTTAGCTGGTCCCTATGTTGGAAGTAAAAAGTGAAGCActttattttggttgtgttggatcACGTTCTGCTTGGACGTGGGGGCCCCTCACTGTGTCCTGTGTCTGCGACCCGTGTGGGGTGTCACCGCGTGTACATactgtaaattatttattaatggcTAAATGCGAGTaaagtttggggtttttgttgttttgttattttcttctggaCTACATGTTGGAGTTTGTTTTCTGAACAGACTTTGGTTCCTTTGGGGGTGGAGGGTTGACTTTGGTGGTGGCTGTCCCCGTACAGTGTGtgtagctgggggtggggggtcagtgCACGTGCACGCGTGCgtgggggtgtgggtgtgggttgAGTGTTGTGAGTGCCTGCAGAAGGAGAAGCAGTTAAGCAACCAAGGCCCCCTGCATCACTAAAATTACTTTTTCTCCTTGCAGTGAGCTGCCTTTGAGGCTCGAGGGGTCCAGGTTCCCTTGCGAAGCTGGAACCACGTTGGAGACAGATGGCACCACGGGGGAGGGACGTGAAGGGCCCTCTGGGACGAGGCTGGGTGGGCCGGCCCCCAGAGCCGGGGCTGCGGCTGCCTCCCTTGCTGAAGGTCGCCCTCCGTGCCGGCAGCCCGGGCAGAGGGTGCTGGCACTGCAGAGGGTCCGTCAGTGTGCACAGGACGGACGCTTCCTTAGGGCCAGCTTTACCGCTGGCTgtcttctcttttcactttttaaagctATCTAGTGAGTCAGGAACAAATGCCCGTTTTATATACGGAGAAAGAGAGGCTCGGGGAGATGGTCGAGGGTTCCTTGGCAAGGGCAGGGCCAAAGTGTACACCTAGGTCTGTTTTGCCCCCCAGATCCCTGCTGTTAATACGAAACGCCAGGCAGCAGAAAAGCAGCACAGTTAAGCCAGGCCACGTCCCAGCTTCTCCACTtgcctagctctgtgaccttggcacttaacctctctgagcctgcatCCCCTCCTTTGTAAAGTGGGGAGCGCCCATCCCATAGGGTTGGTTGAAGATTCGGTGAGTTGATTCCTGTGAAGTAAGGACAGGGCCCGGCACACGGGGAGTGTCCTGTGTTGGTGTCACTATTATCCCGAAGCAAGAGGAGTTGCGTGAGACGGTAGGTGACGGGGAGAGGAGAGAGCCACACAGATCCTGGAAGCTCGGGAGGGAGGTGGACCGAGAAAACCAGAGAGTGAGCATCTATACCAATCCCAAGCCGAGAAGGAAGCTGAAAGTAGGACGGGAGGACTTTCTAGAGCCCAGTTCTTAAGCAGGCTCCCAGAGAGAACACAGGATTCTGGGCTTTGGGAGGAAGAACCAGCCTAGAAGGGACAAAACAAGTCTGGGAGCTCCCCACGCATCTGACCCAGTCGCCCAAATTGATAGGCTTCTCAGCCTCATTGGAAACTAGGATGAAATGAATACTCACGGGGCGGGGGGCGACCACCGAGGGCTATTGGCACTTGGCCAGTGCAGAAGAACAGATTATTGAGAAGCCAGGGCCAGCGCACgcgggagagaaaaaaaaatctcgtTCACCATCAGACGAAAAGGCTACGGCACTTGCCAGAAAAGAGTCTTGGTTTGGAATTTGTTCAGGACCCTAAACTTAACCAGCTGGAATTCTTTTCCAAGTACCATGCTACTAGTTGCCCTGTTGAACATGGAAATTTGCATTTCATCATGAATATAGAACACAGAGTTGTGAACTAAACAAGTCCCAAGAAGCGGCTTCATCCTGCTGCGAGGGCTGGGTTTGGAGCAGGGACTCCTCTGTGCCAGCCCATCTGAGGCCCGGCAGCCTGGAGG from the Hippopotamus amphibius kiboko isolate mHipAmp2 chromosome 2, mHipAmp2.hap2, whole genome shotgun sequence genome contains:
- the RGMA gene encoding repulsive guidance molecule A isoform X2, coding for MSQHNCSKDGPTSQPHLRTLPPPGDSQERSDSPEICHYEKSFHHRAAAPNYTHCGLFGDPHLRTFTDRFQTCKVQGAWPLIDNNYLNVQVTNTPVLPGSAATATSKLTIIFKNFQECVDQKVYQAEMDELPAAFADGSKNGGDKHGANSLKITEKVSGQHVEIQAKYIGTTIVVRQVGRYLTFAVRMPEEVVNAVEDRDSQGLYLCLRGCPLNQQIDFQSFRASAEGPGAHRPPAASPAPSAPDTFPYETAVAKCKEKLPVEDLYYQACVFDLLTTGDVNFTLAAYYALEDVKMLHSNKDKLHLYERTREPPGRAAAAGLPPTPRPLLGSLLLLPLLPVLLEAA
- the RGMA gene encoding repulsive guidance molecule A isoform X3 — translated: MGMGRGAGRSALGFWPTLAFLLCSFPAATSSCKILKCNSEFWSATAGSHAPAPDDAPEFCAALRTYALCTRRTARTCRGDLAYHSAVHGIEDLMSQHNCSKDGPTSQPHLRTLPPPGDSQERSDSPEICHYEKSFHHRAAAPNYTHCGLFGDPHLRTFTDRFQTCKVQGAWPLIDNNYLNVQVTNTPVLPGSAATATSKLTIIFKNFQECVDQKVYQAEMDELPAAFADGSKNGGDKHGANSLKITEKVSGQHVEIQAKYIGTTIVVRQVGRYLTFAVRMPEEVVNAVEDRDSQGLYLCLRGCPLNQQIDFQSFRASAEGPGAHRPPAASPAPSAPDTFPYETAVAKCKEKLPVEDLYYQACVFDLLTTGDVNFTLAAYYALEDVKMLHSNKDKLHLYERTREPPGRAAAAGLPPTPRPLLGSLLLLPLLPVLLEAA
- the RGMA gene encoding repulsive guidance molecule A isoform X1 — protein: MCLATSSCKILKCNSEFWSATAGSHAPAPDDAPEFCAALRTYALCTRRTARTCRGDLAYHSAVHGIEDLMSQHNCSKDGPTSQPHLRTLPPPGDSQERSDSPEICHYEKSFHHRAAAPNYTHCGLFGDPHLRTFTDRFQTCKVQGAWPLIDNNYLNVQVTNTPVLPGSAATATSKLTIIFKNFQECVDQKVYQAEMDELPAAFADGSKNGGDKHGANSLKITEKVSGQHVEIQAKYIGTTIVVRQVGRYLTFAVRMPEEVVNAVEDRDSQGLYLCLRGCPLNQQIDFQSFRASAEGPGAHRPPAASPAPSAPDTFPYETAVAKCKEKLPVEDLYYQACVFDLLTTGDVNFTLAAYYALEDVKMLHSNKDKLHLYERTREPPGRAAAAGLPPTPRPLLGSLLLLPLLPVLLEAA